The proteins below come from a single Malus sylvestris chromosome 3, drMalSylv7.2, whole genome shotgun sequence genomic window:
- the LOC126615763 gene encoding TMV resistance protein N-like, translating to MAAFSPSSSSEGRWKYDVFLNFRGEDTRKIFVGHLYKALDQKAINTFIDAEELRKGNDLSELLTALSNSRLSIVVFSENYASSTWCLKELVQIMECMDTHKQIVVPVFYQVNPSDIRKLEGSFAEAFAKHEHHSNVDVKEVQSWRSALARATDLSGWDSQNYKYV from the coding sequence TACGATGTCTTTCTCAATTTTAGAGGCGAAGACACACGTAAGATCTTCGTCGGCCATCTCTACAAAGCTCTGGATCAGAAAGCAATCAACACCTTCATCGACGCCGAAGAGCTTCGAAAAGGCAACGACCTTTCGGAGCTCCTTACAGCTCTTAGCAACTCGAGGCTATCGATCGTAGTTTTTTCCGAAAACTACGCTTCCTCGACGTGGTGCTTGAAAGAACTCGTCCAGATAATGGAATGCATGGATACACACAAGCAGATAGTGGTGCCTGTATTCTACCAAGTCAATCCATCCGATATCCGTAAACTCGAGGGAAGTTTTGCAGAAGCTTTTGCTAAACATGAACACCATTCTAACGTTGACGTGAAGGAGGTGCAGAGCTGGAGGTCCGCTCTTGCTAGAGCCACCGATTTGTCCGGTTGGGATTCGCAAAATTATAAGTATGTTTAA
- the LOC126615767 gene encoding disease resistance protein RPP2B-like translates to MQLLSGVDAVYKPKSLSEPEALELFRQYAFRTNQSTTDYDRLSRLALQHAHGVPLALKILGALLDNRSVREWEDVLKKTKKTQLMGIQDVLRKSFDGLDDSEKDIFLDIACFFKGMEKDYVTKILDSCGFYPHSGLGVLVNRTLITISDYDTLEMHDLLQEMGWEIVRQESNKEYGRRSRLWIYEDVHRALTQNTATEAVEGITLDLANSEEVYFETEAFVRMKKLRLLKIHCSRSVVYASWEHLSHPNDDCKQHMSGDLKFLSHELRCLLWHGCPLKSLPSNFHPKNLIDLEMPYSQIEQLWEGTEHLEMLEVIDLRHSQYLNKTPDITEAKNLEILNLEGCTSLTEVHPSIRILTGLVTLNLKRCRELKSLPSSICQLKSLRYLTLSGCPRLKEFPEIEEDMEGLRELHLDGTSITRIFPSIERLQGLVILNLKNCKSIVCLPDSICNLAYLTRLTVSGCSRLCHLPEGLGNVGSLRDIDVKGSGLRQPFSMSSRLLPPRLLFPGWKKMKAPFLFSQPSIWVGEYYKILRQLDLSDCKLLRLPDVISVLSQLVTLILCRNNFESLPATLDRLHCLRHLNVEACRRLKSIPQLSLSIKDVDAHDCTALETVSTPNPHDCNALETVSIPKPHNMNLYFTFSNCLQLVQRNPFRDIMETLSHHQGNQLQLLSFNMSLPGSEIPDWFSHQCMGSSVTLQLPLNYYHNKVLGFAICAVSKFRGAHYCASDLSVRCFCTFKGDHGDFNYNFYMVDWGSRVRFLDSDHIFLGYVPWSKCTLIETGKLPSKHCYTEATFKIVVKENGAYASDFRAAVRYPSIGRVGLHFIYANHETDSSC, encoded by the exons ATGCAATTACTAAGTGGAGTTGATGCTGTATATAAGCCCAAGAGCTTAAGCGAGCCAGAAGCTCTTGAACTCTTCAGGCAGTATGCCTTCAGAACAAACCAATCCACAACAGATTATGATCGTCTCTCGAGGCTTGCCCTACAACATGCTCATGGTGTGCCTTTAGCACTTAAAATCTTGGGAGCTTTGCTTGATAACAGAAGTGTACGGGAGTGGGAAGATGTgttgaagaaaacaaagaaaactcaGCTCATGGGAATTCAGGATGTTCTTAGAAAGAGCTTTGATGGGCTAGACGATTCAGAGAAGGACATATTTCTAGATATTGCATGTTTCTTTAAAGGGATGGAGAAAGACTATGTAACTAAAATTCTTGATAGCTGTGGCTTTTATCCCCATAGTGGATTAGGAGTACTAGTTAACAGAACTCTCATCACCATCTCAGATTACGATACGCTTGAGATGCATGATTTACTGCAAGAAATGGGGTGGGAAATAGTCCGCCAAGAATCTAATAAAGAGTATGGAAGACGAAGCAGGTTATGGATTTATGAAGATGTTCATCGTGCATTAACTCAAAATACA GCTACAGAAGCAGTTGAAGGCATAACCCTCGACTTGGCCAACTCAGAAGAGGTATACTTCGAaactgaagcttttgttagaATGAAAAAATTAAGGCTTCTCAAGATCCATTGTAGCCGATCTGTGGTATACGCATCATGGGAGCATCTATCCCATCCAAATGATGACTGTAAACAACACATGAGTGGGGATTTAAAATTTCTCTCTCATGAGTTGAGGTGTCTACTCTGGCATGGGTGCCCCCTAAAGTCCTTGCCATCCAATTTCCACCCCAAGAATCTTATTGATCTTGAAATGCCTTATAGCCAGATTGAACAACTTTGGGAAGGAACCGAG CATCTGGAAATGTTGGAAGTCATCGATTTAAGACATTCTCAATACCTTAACAAAACCCCCGACATCACTGAAGCAAAAAATCTTGAGATTCTAAATCTCGAAGGTTGTACAAGTTTAACTGAAGTCCACC CATCGATCAGAATTCTTACGGGGCTTGTTACTTTGAACCTAAAGCGTTGCAGAGAACTTAAGAGTCTTCCAAGCAGCATTTGTCAACTCAAGTCCCTTAGATATCTTACTCTATCTGGTTGTCCAAGACTTAAGgagttcccagaaattgaagaagatatggAAGGATTAAGAGAGCTTCATTTGGATGGAACATCTATCACACGGATTTTCCCATCAATTGAACGGCTTCAGGGGCTTGTGAtactaaatttgaaaaattgcaaAAGCATCGTCTGTCTTCCAGACAGTATCTGTAATTTGGCATACCTTACCCGTCTCACTGTCTCTGGGTGCTCAAGGCTTTGTCACTTGCCTGAGGGCTTAGGAAATGTAGGATCCTTGAGGGACATTGATGTTAAGGGAAGTGGTTTACGTCAACCATTCTCTATGTCAAGTAGGCTTTTGCCTCCAAGATTATTATTTCCTGGATGGAAGAAAATGAAGGCACCATTTCTATTTTCACAACCATCAATCTGGGTTGGTGAATATTATAAAATTTTGAGACAGCTTGATTTAAGTGACTGCAAACTGTTGAGACTACCGGATGTTATTTCTGTTCTCTCCCAATTGGTCACACTAATACTTTGCAGAAACAATTTTGAGAGCTTACCTGCAACTCTAGATCGACTTCATTGTTTAAGACATCTCAATGTAGAAGCTTGCAGGAGACTGAAATCAATACCACAGCTTTCATTGAGTATAAAGGACGTAGATGCGCATGATTGCACTGCTTTGGAAACAGTTTCAACCCCAAACCCGCATGATTGCAATGCTTTGGAAACAGTTTCAATACCAAAGCCTCATAATATGAATCTTTACTTCACATTTTCCAATTGCCTACAGCTGGTACAAAGAAATCCATTTAGGGATATTATGGAAACTCTCTCTCATCatcag GGTAATCAGCTCCAGCTTCTTTCCTTCAATATGTCTCTTCCTGGAAGTGAAATTCCAGATTGGTTCAGCCATCAGTGCATGGGGTCTTCGGTAACTCTGCAGCTACCGCTGAATTATTACCATAATAAGGTATTGGGGTTTGCTATATGCGCTGTTAGTAAGTTCAGGGGTGCTCATTATTGTGCATCTGATCTCTCTGTTCGATGTTTTTGCACCTTCAAAGGAGATCATGGTGATTTCAATTACAATTTCTATATGGTTGATTGGGGATCCAGAGTCAGATTCCTTGACTCAGATCACATCTTTCTGGGATATGTTCCATGGTCTAAATGTACCTTGATTGAAACTGGAAAGCTGCCCAGTAAACATTGTTACACTGAGGCTACATTCAAAATTGTAGTAAAAGAAAATGGAGCCTATGCGAGCGATTTCAGGGCTGCAGTACGATACCCTTCTATTGGAAGGGTCGGACTTCATTTCATTTATGCCAATCATGAGACAGACAGCAGTTGCTAA
- the LOC126617109 gene encoding kinesin-like protein KIN-12B, with translation MSSARTAIQTGEQVQLVSMLRVPAHILYLHVLLNLNARNLINILAEISQTGKQRHIPYRDSKLAMVCAISPTQSCKSETFSTLRFAQRAKAIKNKTVVNEVMQEDVNQLREVIRQLRDELRRIKAHATSNGGHSAAWFRQSLNMLKASLKPTMTLPHVDDDSDEEMEIDEEAVERLCAEVNNQTVVSEANNRADVNSVETMKSHSQLVAVEIGSSEGPQNHASGSGCIKEQGVGTDVNMEEGISEQEGDMIVECGTSTPVIPSASASDIHNLIELVPKLLFLVHPCHLYLVKSPGI, from the exons atgtcttctgCACGCAC GGCCATTCAAACAGGAGAACAGGTTCAACTAGTATCAATGCTGAGAGTTCCCGCTCACATACTGTATTTACATGTGTTGTTGAATCTCAATGCAAG GAACCTGATAAACATTCTTGCTGAAATTTCTCAAACGGGAAAGCAAAGGCATATTCCCTATAGAGATTCAAAATTAGCAATGGTCTGTGCTATTTCTCCAACACAAAG CTGTAAGAGTGAGACTTTCAGTACATTGAGATTTGCACAGCGGGCTAAGGCTATCAAGAACAAGACAGTTGTTAATGAAGTAATGCAGGAAGACGTGAATCAGTTGCGCGAGGTGATACGACAGCTTAGG GATGAACTACGGCGGATTAAGGCACACGCTACTTCAAATGGGGGTCACAGTGCAGCATGGTTTCGTCAAAGTTTAAATATGCTAAAGGCTAGCCTTAAACCTACGATGACATTACCCCATGTCGATGATGACAGTGATGAGGAGATGGAAATTGATGAGGAAGCTGTTGAGAGGCTTTGTGCTGAAGTAAATAACCAGACAGTTGTCAGTGAAGCTAACAACAGAGCTGACGTGAACAGTGTAGAAACAATGAAATCACATTCACAACTTGTGGCTGTTGAAATTGGAAGCTCCGAAGGTCCTCAAAACCATGCATCTGGAAGTGGTTGTATCAAAGAACAAGGGGTTGGTACAGATGTTAATATGGAAGAAGGAATCTCTGAACAAGAAGGGGACATGATTGTTGAATGTGGTACCAGCACCCCAGTTATTCCCAGTGCTAGTGCATCGGATATTCACAATCTTATAGAACTAGTTCCAAAGCTCTTATTTCTTGTTCATCCATGTCATTTATACTTGGTGAAAAGCCCTGGTATTTGA
- the LOC126615764 gene encoding cysteine proteinase inhibitor B-like encodes MMKVPIFALLICLLFVASNGYGGMVGGRKEIENVKTNKEVQELGRFSVEEYNRQRGTQKMDGGGELQFLEVVEAQSQVVSGIKYYLKVSAVRNGVHRLFDSEVVVKPWLRSKQLLNFAPHGPK; translated from the coding sequence ATGATGAAAGTTCCGATTTTTGCCCTCCTGATCTGCCTCCTCTTCGTCGCGTCGAATGGGTACGGCGGCATGGTCGGAGGAAGGAAGGAGATCGAGAACGTGAAGACGAACAAGGAGGTTCAAGAGTTGGGGAGGTTTTCGGTAGAGGAGTATAACAGGCAGAGGGGTACCCAGAAGATGGACGGCGGCGGAGAGCTTCAGTTCTTGGAGGTGGTGGAAGCGCAGAGCCAGGTGGTTTCCGGGATCAAGTACTACCTCAAGGTGTCGGCGGTGAGGAATGGGGTTCACAGGTTGTTCGATTCCGAGGTGGTGGTGAAGCCGTGGCTCCGTTCCAAGCAATTGCTCAACTTTGCCCCTCACGGTCCCAAATGA
- the LOC126615761 gene encoding U11/U12 small nuclear ribonucleoprotein 35 kDa protein, translated as MLRRFKTEKTWADHQIFLARLSQCVANKNVGRKQNGPRLYKAHLFVHEFALLLKTERDYATMSGGGRNVNGNLNAVFYAEAYHPIQAGSIDGTDTLPHDNAVYRAFLCSSAGLYDPLGDPKLLGDPFCTLFVGHLSHLTTERTLRKAMSKYGRVKNLRLVRHIVTGASRGYAFVEYETEKEMQRAYKEAHHSLIDDSKVIVDYNRQQLMPGWIPRRLGGGFCGKKESGQLRFGGREKPFRAPLRPIPYDELERLGIPPPLEGRYMSPYQVPSPPRRKGSSMDREESTHKRSMDREANMCKNSPVENEERFYKRSIDPEDSSVRRSTETEEHYHNRSSVDRAERSHRSSRDRDERFHRRISRDRDEHCHKRSSRDKDERAHKRHKSRHRERSTSRDRY; from the exons ATGCTCCGTCGGTTCAAAACCGAGAAAACATGGGCTGATCATCAGATTTTCTTGGCCCGTTTGAGTCAATGCGTTGCAAACAAAAATGTGGGCCGGAAACAAAATGGGCCCAGACTCTATAAAGCTCACCTGTTTGTCCATGAATTTGCATTGCTTCTGAAGACAGAGAGAGATTATGCGACGATGAGCGGGGGCGGACGAAACGTGAACGGGAACTTAAACGCGGTGTTTTATGCGGAGGCGTATCATCCGATTCAGGCGGGAAGCATAGACGGTACTGACACACTTCCGCACGACAACGCCGTCTACCGAGCCTTCCTCTGCTCCTCCGCCGGCCTCT ATGACCCCCTGGGCGATCCCAAGCTCCTCGGCGACCCTTTTTGCACTCTCTTCGTCGGTCACCTTTCTCATCTCACCACCGAACGCACTCTTCGCAAG GCTATGAGCAAGTATGGTCGGGTCAAAAACTTGCGCTTGGTCAGGCACATTG TAACTGGTGCCTCGCGTGGATATGCTTTTGTTGAATATGAAACCGAAAAGGAGATGCAGCGTGCGTATAAG GAAGCTCACCATTCCCTGATTGATGATTCTAAAGTTATTGTTGATTACAACAGACAGCAGTTGATGCCAGGGTGGATTCCAAGAAGATTAG GAGGTGGTTTCTGTGGTAAGAAGGAATCTGGACAGCTTCGTTTTGGAGGAAGAGAAAAACCATTTCGAGCTCCCCT GCGTCCAATCCCGTATGACGAGCTGGAGAGACTTGGGATCCCACCTCCACTAGAAGGAAGATACATGTCACCCTATCag gtcccGTCCCCACCTAGAAGGAAAGGGAGCTCCATGGATAGAGAAGAAAGTACCCATAAAAGGTCCATGGACAGGGAAGCGAACATGTGCAAAAATAGTCCTGTGGAGAACGAAGAAAGGTTTTACAAAAGATCTATTGACCCAGAAGACAGTTCTGTAAGGAGATCAACTGAGACAGAAGAACACTATCACAACAGGAGCTCGGTTGACAGAGCAGAACGCTCTCACAGGAGCTCTAGGGATAGGGACGAGCGCTTTCACAGGAGGATCTCTAGGGATAGGGATGAGCATTGTCACAAAAGGAGCTCGAGGGATAAGGATGAGCGTGCTCACAAGCGGCACAAGTCCCGTCACCGTGAGAGGTCCACCAGCCGTGATCGCTATTAA
- the LOC126615757 gene encoding probable phosphoribosylformylglycinamidine synthase, chloroplastic/mitochondrial, whose amino-acid sequence MTGVRETAAAEFLQGTNRQSLFLQRKSVKGRSQVLWGSLHGRSSAPSFGNRRGVSLRCRAQEQPRAVVSGGVSSLVDDEQSSLVEKPAAEVIHFFRIPLIQESATAELLKTVQTKITNQIVGLKTEQCFNIGLDSPLSSDKVLVLKWLLQETYEPENLGTESFLEKKKQEGLSTVIIEVGPRLSFTTAWSSNAVSICRACGLTEVTRLERSRRYLLFSKGSLQDHQINEFAALVHDRMTESVYAQKLVSFETSVVPDEVRHVHVMERGRKALEEINQEMGLAFDEQDLQYYTRLFKDEIQRNPTTVELFDIAQSNSEHSRHWFFTGKIIIDGQPMDRTLMQIVKSTLQANPNNSVIGFKDNSSAIKGFLVKQMRPVQPGSTCPLSIATRDLDILFTAETHNFPCAVAPYPGAETGAGGRIRDTHATGRGSFVVASTAGYCVGNLNMEGSYAPWEDPSFAYPSNLAPPLQILIDASNGASDYGNKFGEPLIQGYTRTFGMRLPSGDRREWLKPIMFSGGIGQIDHTHITKGEPDIGMLVVKVGGPAYRIGMGGGAASSMVSGQNDAELDFNAVQRGDAEMAQKLYRVVRACIEMGENNPIISIHDQGAGGNCNVVKEIIYPKGGQIDIRAIVVGDHTMSVLEIWGAEYQEQDAILVKPESRHLLQSICERERVSMAVIGTINGEGRAVLIDSLAIKKCESSGIPPPPPAVDLELEKVLGDMPQKSFEFHRTTDAREPLDIAPGITVMDSLKRVLRLPSVCSKRFLTSKVDRCVTGLVAQQQTVGPLQIPLSDVAVIAQTFTDLTGGACAIGEQPIKGLLDPKAMARLAVGEALTNLVWAKVTSLSDVKASGNWMYAAKLNGEGAAMYDAATALSEAMIELGIAIDGGKDSLSMAAHVAGEVVKAPGNLVMSVYCTCPDITKTVTPDLKLKDDGVLLHIDLAKGKRRLGGSALAQVFDQIGNDCPDIEDVPYLKRVFEGVQDLLSDELISAGHDISDGGLLVCALEMAFSGNCGITLDLTSHGKSLFQILFAEELGLVIEVSRNNLDLVLEKLSSNSILAEIIGQVSATPSVELKVDGVTHLNESTSFLRDLWEDTSFQLERLQRLASCVDLEKEGLKDRHEPSWDLSFTPSFTDEKYMTVACKPKVAIIREEGSNGDREMSAAFYASGFEPWDVTMSDLLNGTISLQEFRGIAFVGGFSYADVLDSAKGWSASIRFNQPLLNQFQEFYKRPDTFSLGVCNGCQLMALLGWVPGPQVGGVLGGGGDPSQPRFIHNESGRFECRFTSVAIKDSPAIMFKGMEGSTLGVWAAHGEGRAYFPDDGVLDRLLHSKLAPVRYCDDDGNETEVYPFNVNGSPLGVAAICSPDGRHLAMMPHPERCFLMWQFPWYPKQWDVEKKGPSPWLRMFQNAREWCC is encoded by the exons ATGACCGGTGTTCGGGAAACAGCCGCCGCCGAGTTCTTACAA GGCACGAATAGGCAGAGCCTTTTTTTGCAGAGGAAGTCGGTTAAAGGAAGAAGCCAGGTGCTTTGGGGCTCGCTTCACGGGCGAAGTTCAGCTCCCAGTTTTGGTAATAGGAGAGGTGTTTCTTTGAGGTGTCGTGCTCAAGAACAGCCCAGAGCTGTGGTTTCAGGTGGTGTGAGCAGCTTGGTAGATGATGAGCAGTCAAGCTTGGTTGAGAAGCCTGCAGCTGAAGTTATTCATTTTTTTCGCATCCCGCTCATTCAGGAGAGTGCAACAGCTGAGCTTCTCAAGACGGTTCAGACAAAGATTACGAATCAGATTGTTGGTTTGAAAACTGAGCAGTGCTTCAACATTGGCCTTGACTCGCCGCTTTCTAGCGACaaggttttggttttgaagtgGCTTCTTCAGGAGACTTATGAGCCCGAGAATTTGGGGACTGAGAGCtttcttgaaaagaaaaagcaggAAGGGCTTAGTACAGTTATTATTGAGGTTGGTCCTAGGTTGTCATTTACAACAGCCTGGTCTTCTAATGCCGTATCGATTTGTCGAGCATGTGGGTTGACAGAGGTGACTCGTTTGGAACGGTCAAGGAGGTACTTGCTGTTTAGTAAGGGATCACTTCAAGATCATCAGATTAATGAGTTTGCTGCACTGGTTCATGATCGAATGACTGAGAGTGTGTATGCCCAGAAGCTAGTTTCTTTTGAAACGAGTGTAGTTCCGGATGAAGTTCGTCATGTACATGTCATGGAGAGGGGTCGGAAGGCATTGGAGGAGATAAATCAAGAAATGGGTTTGGCATTTGATGAGCAGGATCTCCAGTACTACACTAGGTTATTCAAGGACGAAATCCAAAGGAATCCAACAACAGTTGAGCTGTTTGATATTGCACAATCCAACAGTGAGCATAGTAGGCACTGGTTTTTTACTGGCAAAATTATTATAGATGGACAGCCTATGGATAGAACTCTGATGCAGATTGTGAAGAGCACATTGCAGGCAAACCCAAACAATTCTGTAATTGGCTTCAAGGATAACTCAAGTGCAATCAAGGGGTTTCTTGTGAAGCAAATGCGACCGGTTCAGCCAGGTTCAACATGTCCATTGAGCATAGCTACTCGGGACCTTGATATTTTATTTACTGCTGAGACCCATAATTTCCCATGTGCTGTAGCGCCTTACCCTGGTGCAGAGACAGGCGCAGGAGGTCGGATTAGGGATACCCATGCGACTGGAAGAGGGTCTTTTGTTGTAGCATCTACAGCTGGTTATTGTGTTGGGAATCTCAATATGGAGGGCTCTTATGCACCTTGGGAAGATCCGTCTTTTGCTTATCCATCAAATTTGGCTCCACCTCTGCAGATCCTTATAGATGCTAGCAATGGTGCATCAGACTATGGGAACAAATTTGGTGAACCCTTGATTCAGGGCTACACTAGAACATTTGGAATGAGACTTCCAAGTGGAGACAGGCGAGAATGGTTGAAGCCAATCATGTTTAGTGGAGGCATTGGGCAGATTGATCACACCCATATAACAAAAGGTGAGCCTGACATTGGTATGCTGGTTGTTAAAGTTGGAGGCCCTGCTTATCGTATTGGAATGGGGGGTGGGGCAGCATCGAGCATGGTTAGTGGCCAGAATGATGCGGAGCTTGATTTTAATGCTGTACAGCGTGGAGATGCAGAGATGGCACAGAAACTTTATCGTGTGGTCCGTGCCTGTATTGAGATGGGGGAGAATAACCCTATCATTAGCATTCATGATCAGGGGGCAGGTGGAAACTGCAATGTTGTTAAGGAAATTATATACCCCAAGGGCGGCCAGATTGATATCCGGGCAATTGTAGTTGGTGATCACACAATGTCTGTCTTGGAGATATGGGGTGCAGAATACCAGGAGCAAGATGCAATCTTGGTGAAGCCTGAAAGCCGCCACCTCTTGCAATCAATATGTGAAAGAGAAAGGGTTTCTATGGCTGTTATTGGAACAATAAATGGTGAGGGACGTGCTGTTTTAATTGATAGCTTAGCTATTAAAAAATGTGAATCTAGTGGAatccctccccctcctcctgcTGTCGATTTAGAGCTTGAAAAAGTACTTGGTGATATGCCACAGAAAAGTTTTGAATTCCACAGGACGACTGATGCACGAGAACCACTTGATATTGCTCCTGGAATAACAGTGATGGATTCACTTAAGAGGGTGTTGAGACTTCCATCTGTTTGTTCAAAGCGCTTCTTGACATCCAAAGTAGACAGGTGTGTTACAGGTCTTGTAGCACAGCAGCAAACTGTTGGGCCCTTGCAAATTCCTCTATCTGATGTTGCAGTAATAGCGCAGACTTTTACTGACCTGACTGGAGGTGCATGTGCCATTGGGGAACAGCCAATCAAAGGTTTGTTGGATCCAAAAGCAATGGCGAGATTGGCTGTTGGAGAAGCACTCACAAATCTTGTTTGGGCAAAGGTCACTTCTCTATCTGATGTTAAAGCGAGCGGGAATTGGATGTATGCAGCCAAGCTTAATGGGGAAGGAGCAGCTATGTATGATGCTGCTACAGCTCTTTCAGAGGCAATGATCGAACTTGGTATTGCAATTGATGGTGGGAAGGACAGTCTTTCCATGGCAGCCCATGTTGCAGGCGAGGTTGTTAAGGCACCTGGCAATCTTGTAATGAGTGTTTATTGCACTTGTCCTGACATAACAAAAACAGTAACCCCAGATTTAAAGCTCAAGGATGATGGCGTGCTGCTTCACATTGATTTGGCAAAGGGAAAGCGGAGGTTAGGTGGGTCTGCTCTTGCTCAGGTTTTTGACCAAATTGGCAATGATTGCCCTGATATTGAGGACGTTCCTTATCTAAAACGAGTTTTTGAGGGAGTTCAGGACCTTCTTTCTGACGAATTGATCTCTGCTGGTCATGATATTAGTGATGGTGGGCTACTGGTCTGTGCCCTTGAAATGGCATTTTCTGGGAATTGTGGCATTACTTTGGACTTGACTTCACATGGGAAGAGCCTATTCCAAATTCTTTTTGCTGAAGAACTTGGTCTGGTTATTGAGGTAAGCCGGAATAACTTAGATTTGGTGTTGGAAAAACTGAGCAGTAACAGTATTTTGGCTGAGATTATTGGTCAAGTTAGTGCCACACCCTCAGTAGAGTTAAAGGTTGATGGGGTTACACATTTGAATGAGAGTACTTCTTTTCTAAGGGACTTGTGGGAGGACACTAGTTTTCAGCTGGAAAGACTACAAAGGTTGGCTTCTTGTGTAGATCTAGAAAAAGAAGGGTTGAAAGATAGGCATGAGCCTTCATGGGATTTGTCCTTCACTCCGTCTTTCACAGATGAAAAGTATATGACCGTCGCTTGCAAACCAAAAGTGGCTATAATTCGAGAAGAAGGCAGCAATGGGGACAGAGAAATGTCGGCAGCATTTTATGCTTCTGGATTTGAACCTTGGGATGTTACAATGTCAGACCTTCTTAATGGAACCATTTCATTGCAAGAATTCCGTGGAATTGCGTTTGTTGGAGGTTTTAGCTACGCTGATGTGCTTGATTCTGCCAAAGGTTGGTCTGCATCAATTCGATTTAATCAGCCCCTTCTAAATCAATTTCAAGAGTTTTACAAGCGGCCAGACACTTTTAGTCTTGGAGTTTGCAACGGGTGTCAGCTTATGGCCCTTCTGGGGTGGGTCCCGGGTCCTCAAGTTGGTGGTGTGCTAGGTGGTGGTGGGGACCCTTCGCAGCCCAGGTTCATTCACAACGAGTCTGGACGGTTTGAATGCCGATTCACCAGTGTGGCAATAAAGGACTCGCCAGCTATAATGTTTAAAGGAATGGAGGGCAGTACATTGGGTGTGTGGGCTGCACATGGTGAGGGAAGAGCATATTTCCCCGACGACGGTGTTCTTGATCGTTTGCTTCACTCAAAGTTGGCACCAGTAAGGTATTGCGATGATGATGGTAATGAGACAGAAGTTTACCCTTTCAACGTCAATGGCTCTCCCTTGGGGGTTGCAGCAATTTGTTCTCCAGATGGGAGGCATCTAGCCATGATGCCTCATCCAGAGCGTTGCTTCTTGATGTGGCAATTCCCCTGGTATCCCAAGCAATGGGATGTGGAAAAGAAAGGCCCTAGTCCCTGGTTGCGAATGTTCCAGAATGCTAGAGAGTGGTGTTGTTGA